AACATAGATGACCGTTATATCAACAATGGAAAAAACCGGCTTTTCTGGCGGGATACTCATCTGATGGTGAAAGGACAGGCTATTTTCGGGTTACAATATACTTTTATCGGGGACTGGAACTTTTGTGCCGGACAACAGCTGGAATTATCCGAAGCATATTTTCCTATTCATACTATGACCCCGGATTCATTACGTCCAAATTCGTTAGTACAAATGGTTGACAGCGGTCCCGATTCGGAACTGGCCAATATCATGCTGACTTTTATGGGCGCTATTGCTATTGCCAAGAACCGGGTGTATATCACTACGCCATATTTCATTCCGAACGGGACCATCATGAATGCCATCAAATTTGCTGCATTGAAAGGAGTAGATGTACGTTTGCTCGTACCCGGCATATCCGACTCCCGATTCGTTAATGCCGCATCCTGCTCCAACTATCGTGAATTACTGGATGTAGGGGTCAGGATTTACCGCTACCAGAAAGGATTCGTACATTCCAAAACCATGGTAGTAGACGATAATCTATCCATTATCGGTTCGGCCAATATGGATATACGAAGTTATGATCTGGATTTTGAAATCAATGCTTCAGTTTTCGACAAAAAATTGAACAAAGAGCTGGCAGATGTTTTTATGGACGATATCAGTGAAAGCATCGAACTGGACCTGATGATATGGAAACGACGCAGTCGGCTGGTCAAGCTGGGTGAACGGATCGCCAGATTACTTTCTCCATTATTGTAGTTGATACCCGGATGATCTTTCATTCATAAAATAACGGTTTTTTACAGAATTCATTCATAAAATAACGGTTTTTTCGACTTCACACCCAGTTATTGCTTACAAATTGTAAGCCACCACACCACAAGTACAGGAAGGTTTTTACCCGAAGAACCTATTTACAACACATATTTTTGAATGATTACATAACAATTTGATAAAAATCATACCCAACAAAAAACATTTTTTATACTTTTGGGTATATATTATATTGTCACACCTTATAAATACCAATATCATGAATGTCGATCGGATTTTAATTGATTTGGAAAAACGGAACCCCGGTGAATATGAATACCATCAGGCAGTCCGGGAAGTACTGGAATCTATTGAAGATGTCTGTAATGAAAATCCGCAGTTCGAATCTGCGGGTATCATCGAACGATTGATCGAACCGGACAGGGTAT
This region of Bacteroidales bacterium genomic DNA includes:
- the cls gene encoding cardiolipin synthase, which produces MTKLVFIIELVYIVMVLVVSIKAIYDTHDSVKALGYVLIIIFIPVVGILFYVSFGLNYRKRKLYSKKIIYNDALFEQVKQYTLLSSHQEMEKHKDLLGDKVGIAEMMLSKSRLPLFPVEDVKLLVNGEEKFPEVFEVLEKAKHHIHIEYYIYANDEIGNKVKDILIRKAKEGVEVRFIYDDFGSRRLGKMEKELRAAGAEVYPFYKIIIPMLASRMNYRNHRKIIVVDGKYGFVGGINIDDRYINNGKNRLFWRDTHLMVKGQAIFGLQYTFIGDWNFCAGQQLELSEAYFPIHTMTPDSLRPNSLVQMVDSGPDSELANIMLTFMGAIAIAKNRVYITTPYFIPNGTIMNAIKFAALKGVDVRLLVPGISDSRFVNAASCSNYRELLDVGVRIYRYQKGFVHSKTMVVDDNLSIIGSANMDIRSYDLDFEINASVFDKKLNKELADVFMDDISESIELDLMIWKRRSRLVKLGERIARLLSPLL